A DNA window from Drosophila virilis strain 15010-1051.87 chromosome 4, Dvir_AGI_RSII-ME, whole genome shotgun sequence contains the following coding sequences:
- the LOC6629018 gene encoding uncharacterized protein: MHLLILFKLIAYFTLGLQAAEWVGIYYNEKYPGKCVISSELILNEGASIKDPTHECRQIVCGSHGSTIFQSCGIISGLPTTCRFGSFINMDLPYPHCCERTIICS, encoded by the exons atgcacttgcttattttatttaaactaattgcatattttacaCTCGGACTTCAAGCCGCTGAATGGGTGGGCATTTATTATAATGAAA AATATCCGGGCAAGTGCGTAATTTCATCGGAGCTGATACTCAACGAGGGTGCGAGCATTAAGGATCCCACGCACGAATGCCGTCAGATTGTGTGCGGCTCCCATGGCTCTACGATATTTCAAAG CTGTGGTATTATCAGCGGCCTTCCGACCACTTGTCGCTTTGGCTCCTTTATCAATATGGATCTGCCCTATCCGCATTGCTGTGAGCGTACAATCATCTGCTCGTGA
- the LOC6629017 gene encoding uncharacterized protein has translation MNLFVNEILLLLVLLAAMLLPTTEAAVARGIFKDPAHPGKCYIKPNLILNPGERAKYPDMECARIICAEHSMAEIHTCGVEAPPPGCKMGATKFPDADYPKCCEREIICVNDCAAKYKASS, from the exons ATGAATCTATTTGTGAACgaaattttgttgctgctggtgctgttggCGGCGATGTTGCTGCCAACCACGGAGGCAGCTGTTGCACGTGGAATATTCAAGGATCCGGCACATCCCGGAAAGTGCTACATCAAGCCTAATCTCATACTGAATCCGGGTGAGCGTGCCAAATATCCCGATATGGAATGTGCGCGCATTATATGTGCAGAGCATAGCATGGCCGAAATACACAC TTGCGGCGTTGAGGCCCCGCCACCCGGCTGCAAGATGGGCGCCACAAAATTCCCCGACGCCGATTATCCCAAGTGCTGCGAACGCGAAATCATTTGTGTCAA CGACTGCGCTGCTAAATACAAAGCGagcagctaa
- the LOC6629015 gene encoding protein FAM32A produces MSDAYAYAAKSKLKLKSDNELKKKKKKHKNKDKEKKKDALQRAFVEQQMIETVNGTAAASTSGYERKLTKAELATKKQQEKMRNKRIMDKAQTTHKQRVEKFNEHLDTLTEHFDIPKVSWTK; encoded by the coding sequence ATGTCCGacgcatatgcatatgctgcCAAAAGCAAACTTAAGCTTAAAAGCGATAACGAActcaagaaaaaaaagaagaaacacaAGAACAAGGACaaggagaagaagaaggaTGCACTGCAGAGAGCGTTCGTCGAACAACAAATGATTGAAACTGTAAACGGAACTGCCGCAGCCTCGACCAGCGGCTACGAGCGTAAGCTAACCAAAGCGGAGCTGGCCACCAAGAAACAGCAGGAGAAGATGCGCAACAAACGCATCATGGACAAGGCGCAGACGACGCATAAACAGCGCGTAGAGAAATTCAATGAACATCTGGACACACTCACCGAACACTTCGATATACCCA
- the LOC6629016 gene encoding uncharacterized protein yields the protein MKAGLFLTLFVLATVLSAEVFGALSQGNFKSDAHPGKCVLDGNTILSKGETKTLPNCQLLTCNGDGAATIATCGTKAVPPPCKLGDAKYPDADYPKCCINAVHCPTGDSEI from the exons ATGAAAGCTGGTTTATTTCTAACGTTATTTGTGCTGGCTACTGTGCTAAGCGCCGAGGTGTTTGGGGCTTTATCCCAGGGCAATTTCAAAAGTGACG CACATCCGGGCAAGTGTGTGCTCGATGGCAACACCATATTGAGTAAGGGTGAAACTAAGACCCTGCCCAACTGTCAGCTTCTCACTTGCAACGGGGACGGTGCAGCAACTATTGCAAC CTGTGGTACTAAGGCAGTGCCACCCCCATGTAAATTGGGCGATGCAAAGTATCCCGATGCCGATTATCCCAAGTGTTGCATCAATGCGGTGCACTGTCCCACAGGAGATAGTGAAATCTGA
- the LOC26531136 gene encoding uncharacterized protein translates to MFVFKAVLIIFIFEYLTQTQALNALNYYGDSAYPGRCVVDMSSSVVLMNLGESVKLDSLPCTQIFCMGDGWGMLQTCDYVPPPNDCRYTAFKHWDAEYPRCCKRHIVCD, encoded by the exons ATGTTTGTTTTCAAAGCTGTGctcattattttcattttcgagTACCTTACTCAGACTCAAGCCTTGAACGCACTTAATTACTATGGAGACAGTG CATACCCTGGACGCTGTGTTGTGGATATGAGCAGTTCCGTAGTGCTGATGAATTTGGGGGAATCTGTTAAACTAGATTCGCTGCCCTGCACCCAGATCTTCTGCATGGGCGATGGCTGGGGCATGCTTCAAAC TTGCGATTATGTGCCCCCACCGAACGATTGTCGTTACACAGCTTTCAAGCACTGGGATGCGGAATACCCCAGATGCTGCAAGCGTCATATTGTTTGtgattga